One window from the genome of Saccharicrinis carchari encodes:
- a CDS encoding LytR/AlgR family response regulator transcription factor → MDVNVIIVEDEMHGAQMMKDMILELRPAWKVLTILQSIQETVAWLKENKHPNIIFLDIELADGNSFAIFDQVKVECGIIFTTAYNEFALKAFDLNSIDYLLKPIKEEDLARSILKYESAVESISKGLEQESFIDYQQLAKSIISSKGGYRKRFLISRRESYFKLSVEDIAYFYFDARITFAVTFEGMEHSINMPLDKLEEELDPAMFFRSNRQTIVNIEAIDRFETYFNGKLIVKLVNKLNDKIMVSRSKAGPFKEWMNQ, encoded by the coding sequence ATGGATGTAAACGTGATTATTGTTGAAGACGAAATGCACGGAGCTCAAATGATGAAGGACATGATTCTTGAACTTCGTCCGGCCTGGAAGGTGTTGACCATACTGCAAAGTATACAGGAAACGGTAGCTTGGCTTAAGGAAAATAAGCATCCCAATATCATATTTCTGGATATTGAGCTGGCCGACGGCAACTCCTTTGCCATCTTTGATCAGGTAAAGGTGGAATGTGGCATTATTTTCACAACCGCCTACAATGAGTTTGCACTTAAAGCCTTCGACCTCAATAGTATCGATTATCTTTTAAAACCAATTAAGGAGGAGGACTTAGCGCGTTCCATCCTAAAATACGAAAGCGCTGTTGAAAGTATAAGTAAAGGTTTGGAACAGGAATCATTTATCGATTATCAACAATTGGCCAAAAGCATTATATCGTCAAAAGGAGGGTATCGTAAACGTTTTCTGATTTCCCGACGCGAATCGTATTTTAAACTGTCGGTTGAAGATATTGCCTACTTTTATTTTGATGCCCGTATTACCTTTGCGGTTACTTTCGAGGGCATGGAGCATTCCATCAATATGCCCCTGGATAAACTCGAAGAGGAATTGGATCCGGCCATGTTCTTCCGCAGCAACCGTCAAACCATTGTAAATATTGAGGCTATCGATCGGTTTGAGACTTACTTTAACGGTAAGTTGATCGTTAAATTGGTGAATAAACTGAACGATAAAATAATGGTGAGTCGCAGTAAGGCCGGTCCATTTAAGGAGTGGATGAATCAGTAA
- a CDS encoding tetratricopeptide repeat-containing sensor histidine kinase: MLFLLYPTGSLYAQEKVDSLKALLLCDISDSAKADVYQELGYETLYKSHSEAMLYFTKANQFAINAFDTLSVFYSLVGMCDVYSTIGEYKQAADCITKAIKLISDNDYTMLAYSYGRLATIYAGVDNDSLSFVNDRKSLYYNRLQNDSLSIAYDYNNIAGHFSEAGKADSAVYYYNKSFAYLPDTFDNLYAYNLSGLGYLYGRIPDVKKSLTFHQRALKLYKAKELTYDMALDQYYIADMYYLSGNLDSATVYSEKSLEKSKKLRNHDLLKRNYHLLNKLYHDRMDFKEAANYSRLELLYTDSINQKNKENIILSLKSKYELEEQSRQLEEAERHNAILAGQRTLFLILSLLIFILLVISIVVLIKNKKEQKANAELVKRLDKTNSYISKLLSIISHDLRNSVGNLNNFTQLMHHRLLDNKSIKLMLSKFVPMVDSTHSLLDTLLTWSESNTEVFKPKIEKVSLKQVVQLCIDQLGYLGKAKQISLESTVEDTFVYADKNMLLVVLRNLVSNAIKFSESGSLVKIEAAVKDENVEFIVRDKGVGMSEEEIVQVLDQTSNYHSAGTNGERGSGLGLSLCSSFISRHDGQLKIQSTKGKGSTFSFVIPQRSNINKGVHS; encoded by the coding sequence ATGCTGTTTCTTCTGTATCCTACCGGGAGTTTATACGCTCAGGAAAAGGTAGATAGCCTAAAGGCACTGCTCCTATGTGATATAAGCGATTCTGCAAAGGCCGACGTGTACCAGGAGCTGGGTTACGAAACATTATACAAATCGCACAGCGAGGCAATGTTGTATTTTACAAAGGCGAACCAATTTGCCATTAATGCTTTTGATACGTTATCTGTGTTTTATAGTTTGGTAGGCATGTGCGACGTGTATAGTACTATTGGTGAATATAAACAGGCTGCCGATTGCATCACGAAAGCCATAAAGCTGATTTCCGATAATGATTATACTATGTTGGCCTACAGCTATGGTAGGTTAGCAACAATATATGCAGGTGTGGATAACGATAGTTTATCGTTTGTTAATGACAGGAAATCATTGTATTATAATAGGTTGCAAAACGACAGTTTGTCAATAGCTTACGACTACAATAATATAGCAGGGCATTTCTCTGAGGCGGGAAAGGCAGATTCGGCAGTATACTATTACAATAAGTCTTTTGCGTATTTGCCCGATACATTCGATAATCTTTATGCCTACAATTTAAGTGGTCTCGGATATTTATATGGTCGTATACCAGATGTTAAAAAATCACTGACCTTTCACCAGCGTGCCCTTAAGCTATACAAAGCCAAGGAGCTAACCTACGATATGGCATTAGATCAATATTATATTGCTGATATGTATTATTTGTCGGGTAATTTGGATAGTGCCACAGTATATTCAGAAAAATCGTTGGAAAAAAGTAAAAAGTTGAGAAACCACGATTTGTTAAAACGAAATTATCATCTGCTAAATAAGCTATATCATGATAGAATGGATTTTAAGGAAGCAGCAAATTACTCCAGGCTTGAGCTGCTTTATACCGACTCTATAAACCAAAAAAATAAGGAGAATATAATTCTTTCCCTAAAAAGCAAGTACGAATTAGAGGAGCAGTCACGACAATTAGAAGAAGCTGAAAGGCACAATGCTATACTGGCCGGGCAACGAACCTTGTTTCTAATACTTAGCTTACTGATTTTTATTTTGCTGGTAATTAGCATTGTTGTGTTAATTAAAAATAAAAAGGAACAAAAGGCAAATGCAGAGTTGGTAAAACGATTGGATAAAACAAATAGTTATATCAGTAAGCTGCTTTCCATTATAAGTCACGACCTGAGGAATTCAGTAGGTAACCTGAATAATTTTACCCAGTTAATGCACCATCGCCTGCTCGATAATAAGTCCATAAAACTGATGCTGTCAAAATTCGTTCCTATGGTCGACTCAACACATAGTTTGTTAGACACCTTACTTACCTGGTCCGAAAGCAATACTGAAGTGTTTAAACCGAAGATAGAAAAAGTTAGTTTAAAACAGGTGGTGCAGTTATGCATCGATCAGTTGGGATACCTGGGAAAAGCAAAACAAATTAGTTTGGAATCTACCGTGGAAGATACTTTTGTATATGCCGACAAAAATATGCTGCTGGTAGTTTTACGAAACCTGGTAAGCAATGCTATAAAATTTTCGGAGTCCGGTTCGCTGGTAAAAATAGAGGCGGCTGTAAAAGATGAAAATGTTGAGTTTATAGTACGCGATAAGGGCGTGGGCATGAGCGAGGAGGAAATCGTTCAGGTGCTCGACCAAACAAGCAATTATCATTCTGCAGGCACTAACGGCGAAAGAGGCTCTGGTCTTGGGCTTAGCTTGTGCAGCTCATTTATTAGCAGGCACGATGGCCAATTGAAAATTCAGAGCACAAAAGGAAAGGGGAGCACTTTTTCGTTTGTTATACCGCAACGTTCAAATATAAACAAGGGAGTACATAGTTAA
- a CDS encoding family 20 glycosylhydrolase, with amino-acid sequence MKMYKNLILVAMAVFALVSCAEKKAKTKELSIVPQPNEVTQQDGFFTVTAKTTFVVPDNENLKEAAALINARFKNAAGFELTVSAEKPAKNFIAIELDPAANKGDEAYALSVTEQGATIVASTERGAFYGLMTVLQLLPPELESPTKVSNVEWYMPYVQINDDPRFVWRGMHLDVCRHFVPVEFIKKQLDVMALFKMNTFHWHLTEDQGWRIEIKKYPKLTTLGATRIEGEGHEYGGFYTQEEVKEIVAYAQKRFINVVPEIELPGHALAALTAYPHLSCTGGPFKVRNIWGVEPDVYCAGKEEVFEFLEDVIDEVVPLFPYKYFHIGGDECPKDRWEKCPDCQRRIRKEGLANEHELQSYFIKRMEKVLLAHDRIMVGWDEILEGGLAGSAVVMSWRGEEGGITAAEQGHDVVMTPGNWVYLDHYQGSSKVEPVAIGGYTTLEESYGYDPVPQSLSPEKAKHVLGTQGNVWSEYMYESDLFEYRIYPRIIALAEVGWTEVANKSYDDFLKRMDKQFVRLDKHNVNYHIPLPEGPVNVMAFTDQATLEFTTTRPIKMVYTLDGSEPNADSKEYTTPLTFNENATVKIRSVMKTGRMSDVRTIKVEKQELLPAADVKTTGKGLKMKLAEGTYIKVDELKDVKSWKESVVKNANFKGIFADDHTSAAIITGYLDIPADGIYEFATDVDQFFIGDKLLVNNDGEVKRFSRNNATIALAAGKHPVKMVFLNNIIGGWPQAWNGPIVRFKKQGDEKFTTAAGDMYSY; translated from the coding sequence ATGAAGATGTACAAAAATTTAATTCTCGTTGCCATGGCTGTGTTTGCATTGGTATCGTGCGCCGAGAAAAAGGCGAAAACAAAGGAACTGTCTATTGTGCCACAACCCAATGAGGTGACACAGCAAGATGGTTTTTTTACCGTAACTGCCAAAACAACTTTTGTGGTGCCGGATAATGAAAACCTGAAAGAAGCGGCTGCACTAATTAACGCACGTTTTAAAAATGCGGCGGGTTTTGAGCTCACGGTAAGCGCTGAAAAACCCGCTAAAAACTTTATTGCTATCGAGCTGGATCCGGCTGCCAACAAAGGCGACGAAGCCTATGCGTTGAGCGTTACAGAACAGGGGGCTACCATTGTGGCTTCAACCGAACGTGGTGCTTTTTATGGATTGATGACTGTGTTGCAGTTATTACCACCCGAATTGGAGAGCCCTACAAAAGTTAGCAATGTGGAGTGGTACATGCCCTACGTACAAATAAACGACGACCCCCGCTTTGTTTGGCGTGGAATGCACCTGGACGTGTGCCGTCATTTTGTGCCCGTGGAGTTTATAAAAAAACAACTCGACGTAATGGCTCTCTTTAAAATGAATACCTTTCACTGGCATCTGACCGAAGATCAGGGTTGGCGTATCGAAATAAAAAAGTATCCTAAATTGACCACATTAGGGGCTACCCGCATTGAGGGTGAAGGTCATGAGTATGGTGGTTTTTATACACAGGAAGAAGTCAAAGAGATTGTGGCATATGCCCAAAAGCGTTTTATTAACGTAGTACCTGAAATTGAACTTCCCGGGCATGCCTTGGCTGCCCTTACAGCATACCCACACTTATCATGTACAGGTGGTCCTTTTAAAGTACGTAACATATGGGGCGTTGAACCCGATGTATATTGCGCCGGAAAAGAAGAGGTGTTTGAGTTTCTCGAAGATGTGATTGATGAGGTGGTGCCTCTTTTCCCTTACAAGTATTTTCATATCGGTGGCGACGAATGCCCAAAGGATCGTTGGGAAAAATGTCCGGATTGTCAGCGCAGGATACGTAAGGAAGGCTTGGCCAACGAGCACGAACTACAGAGTTATTTTATCAAGCGCATGGAAAAAGTATTACTGGCTCACGACCGTATTATGGTTGGCTGGGACGAGATACTTGAAGGTGGTTTGGCCGGGTCGGCTGTTGTAATGTCGTGGCGTGGCGAAGAAGGGGGTATTACAGCCGCCGAGCAAGGTCATGATGTGGTAATGACACCCGGAAACTGGGTTTATTTGGACCATTATCAGGGCAGTAGCAAAGTAGAGCCCGTGGCCATTGGCGGTTACACAACCCTCGAAGAATCCTACGGATACGATCCGGTACCCCAATCATTGAGTCCCGAAAAGGCCAAGCATGTACTGGGAACGCAAGGAAACGTATGGTCGGAATATATGTATGAGTCCGATTTATTCGAGTATAGGATATATCCTCGTATTATTGCCCTGGCCGAAGTAGGCTGGACAGAAGTAGCCAATAAAAGTTATGACGACTTTCTGAAGCGTATGGATAAGCAGTTTGTGCGTCTCGACAAGCATAATGTCAATTATCATATTCCCCTTCCCGAAGGTCCGGTTAACGTAATGGCCTTTACCGATCAGGCTACCCTGGAGTTTACCACTACCCGTCCCATTAAAATGGTGTATACACTAGACGGTAGCGAACCCAACGCCGATTCTAAGGAGTATACAACTCCTTTAACCTTTAATGAAAACGCAACGGTTAAAATCCGTTCGGTCATGAAAACAGGTAGAATGAGCGACGTACGTACTATCAAAGTGGAGAAACAGGAGTTATTACCTGCTGCGGATGTTAAAACCACAGGTAAAGGGCTTAAAATGAAGCTTGCTGAGGGTACTTACATCAAGGTAGACGAATTAAAAGATGTGAAGAGTTGGAAAGAATCAGTGGTTAAAAACGCCAACTTTAAAGGTATCTTCGCCGATGACCATACCTCGGCTGCTATAATTACCGGTTATCTTGATATACCCGCTGACGGTATTTATGAGTTTGCTACTGATGTGGATCAGTTTTTTATCGGCGATAAATTACTGGTTAACAACGATGGAGAGGTGAAACGCTTTTCGCGAAATAACGCTACCATAGCACTTGCTGCCGGAAAGCATCCTGTTAAGATGGTGTTCCTCAACAATATTATTGGTGGATGGCCACAGGCATGGAATGGACCGATAGTTCGCTTTAAAAAGCAAGGCGACGAGAAGTTTACAACAGCTGCCGGCGATATGTACAGCTACTAA
- a CDS encoding hybrid sensor histidine kinase/response regulator transcription factor, whose protein sequence is MRIKLFFLLLLLCLPCFTQAKGNTIYKSKSISGNYGLSQNSVHSIVRDHVGYIWLGTAHGLNRFDGNKLVKYFHNAEDAYSISSNNILLIYEDRDGNIWLSTPEGINRYDRKNDRFVRFVFSKTMGASCIYETADELWFPDTAWKFHVYNKKDKSYTTKEILAPNSGHSASIHINKILPFDQNNLLVATYSEGLFLMNKKTTKLTVFCPLPTSEKRGLVILDDFIYCATYTHVYQLSHKGEVIRTFNQDNSGLQSNIILDMEFNPQDSTLWVATDGAGIQMFDAFFKHVNSLQIGPKALDVLTDNSINDITIHRDGMVFLGTVRSGGLILYPSYFQQFPYANQSKYGPSNKTVLCIYEDDEANIWLGTDGGGLNRFDRERLTFDHFGVADGLKITSIVQFSTDFLLVGSYARGLLFFNKRTQRFSDAHQNPLFAKIRKNATHTLFRDSKGDIWISDGRLCKINRAEQKTQILSQTMGNFFQEMSPMFISAMENKEGVIWFSTYGGMYAYSVPQQKFTDRIPLSNTPPSFGRAVNAMVSDTAGNLVFGTDKGLLYYDLETKHISGYISNINYKNLMFQSLYFDGDHNLWIGSNEGVVRIIKKKEKENIFMFNTLDNKSSLEYFQGAILKSTDEKLYLGSNEGLTRFNPKNIKPHMDSPATVITSFYMLTSEKEGLKDSILSINVFKNDSIILDYSTASYQFNFNAFDIPFSETTQYAYQLYPFEKIWHTGKGNAAIYSNLSAGTYTFRVKAQNRNGIWNTDSTNIQLTILPPWWNTIWFKLLLLLFFMAIAYLVWRASLQRAKLRQEVAIKEREKERLNEINQMKLRFFTNISHELKTPLTLIYNPLDHLVKTGGSDSEFRTMLPFLYRNAHRMTLLIDQILDFRKSELSVLRLMVSKGDVVADCKQVLTYFEHQARIENVHLKFRSYPDCIEAWYDADMLFKIVSNLISNALKNTRANGSVLLSVIASESSVILEVEDTGSGIPADDLNLIFERYYQVGNSIKGTGIGLALTHRLVKLHHGQIKVSSRVGRGTTFTVTLPLGHSHFKKEDFVTKKTDRSLSPAPYNLAESFLDNSDTHDISILIVEDEWELREYIAKLLQNSFRIITAKNGREALDILQSKEPDLIITDVMMPHMDGIEFCKTLKSDLRISHIPVLMLTARTSVQSQIQGLKSGADAYMPKPFNTQLLFTQIKAILNNRQIVKERFSHDLGLKTDEVSQSAADEKFLHKAICIVEQNMEDPGFDVAAFVKQMAMSRTLVYNKIKAIAGKPIKDFIINIKLRKAAELLRKTDKPVSEISVLCGFADASYFSVVFKRHFKQSPTNYRNKV, encoded by the coding sequence ATGCGGATAAAATTATTTTTTTTGCTTCTGTTGCTATGCTTGCCTTGTTTTACGCAAGCCAAAGGCAATACTATCTATAAGTCTAAATCTATTTCGGGTAATTATGGGCTTTCGCAAAACTCTGTACATTCCATTGTTCGCGATCATGTGGGGTATATTTGGCTGGGAACAGCTCATGGTTTAAACCGTTTTGATGGAAACAAGCTTGTGAAATATTTTCACAATGCCGAAGATGCCTACTCCATATCATCTAATAATATTCTATTAATTTACGAGGATAGGGATGGTAATATTTGGCTTTCAACGCCGGAGGGGATTAACCGGTACGATAGGAAAAACGACCGTTTTGTGCGTTTTGTATTTAGCAAAACCATGGGCGCTTCCTGCATTTATGAAACAGCGGATGAACTTTGGTTTCCGGATACAGCATGGAAGTTTCATGTGTATAATAAAAAGGATAAAAGCTACACAACTAAGGAAATATTAGCTCCAAACTCCGGCCACAGTGCCTCTATTCATATAAACAAAATACTTCCTTTCGACCAGAATAACCTGCTGGTAGCTACCTATTCAGAGGGGCTGTTTTTAATGAATAAAAAAACAACTAAGCTTACTGTGTTTTGTCCGCTGCCCACCAGTGAAAAGCGAGGGCTGGTAATATTGGATGATTTTATATACTGTGCAACATATACCCATGTTTACCAATTGTCCCATAAGGGGGAAGTAATCAGGACTTTTAATCAGGATAATTCGGGGCTCCAATCTAATATTATATTGGATATGGAATTTAATCCTCAGGATAGTACGCTCTGGGTAGCTACGGATGGGGCTGGAATACAAATGTTTGATGCTTTTTTTAAGCATGTCAATTCTCTTCAAATTGGCCCTAAAGCGTTGGATGTACTTACAGATAATTCTATTAACGATATCACCATCCATCGCGATGGAATGGTGTTTTTAGGAACGGTTCGTTCGGGTGGGTTAATATTATATCCATCTTATTTTCAACAATTCCCCTATGCCAATCAAAGTAAATACGGACCTTCAAATAAAACCGTATTGTGTATTTACGAAGATGATGAGGCTAATATATGGTTGGGTACCGATGGGGGAGGTTTAAACCGTTTTGACCGCGAAAGGTTAACGTTTGATCATTTTGGCGTTGCTGATGGGCTAAAGATAACCTCTATAGTCCAGTTTTCTACCGATTTTTTACTGGTTGGTTCTTATGCCAGAGGTTTATTATTTTTTAATAAAAGGACACAACGTTTTAGCGATGCCCACCAAAATCCTCTTTTTGCTAAAATACGGAAAAATGCCACCCATACTTTATTTAGAGATTCTAAGGGGGATATCTGGATTTCGGACGGTAGATTGTGTAAAATAAACAGAGCAGAGCAAAAAACTCAAATCCTGAGCCAAACCATGGGTAATTTTTTTCAGGAAATGAGCCCGATGTTTATCTCGGCGATGGAAAATAAGGAGGGTGTTATTTGGTTTTCAACCTATGGCGGTATGTATGCTTATTCGGTGCCCCAGCAAAAATTTACAGATCGTATTCCTTTGTCTAATACACCTCCTAGCTTTGGCCGTGCGGTTAACGCAATGGTATCCGATACAGCCGGTAATTTGGTGTTTGGCACAGATAAGGGGCTGCTTTATTACGATCTTGAAACAAAACATATATCGGGATATATTAGCAACATCAATTACAAAAACCTGATGTTCCAATCCTTATACTTCGATGGAGATCATAATTTATGGATTGGTTCCAACGAAGGCGTGGTGCGTATCATCAAAAAGAAAGAAAAGGAAAATATATTCATGTTCAATACATTGGATAATAAAAGCAGTCTCGAATACTTTCAGGGTGCCATATTAAAATCTACCGACGAAAAGCTCTATTTGGGAAGTAACGAAGGTTTAACCCGTTTCAATCCCAAAAATATAAAACCCCATATGGATAGTCCGGCCACGGTCATCACTTCTTTTTATATGTTAACTTCAGAAAAGGAAGGACTCAAGGATTCTATTTTGTCTATAAACGTATTTAAGAACGACTCAATTATTCTTGATTATTCAACGGCATCCTATCAGTTTAATTTTAATGCCTTTGACATCCCGTTCTCTGAAACTACCCAATATGCCTACCAATTATATCCTTTCGAGAAAATATGGCATACTGGCAAAGGCAATGCGGCCATCTATTCTAATTTATCGGCAGGTACCTATACCTTTAGGGTAAAAGCACAAAACCGAAATGGTATATGGAATACCGACAGCACTAATATACAGCTTACCATATTGCCCCCATGGTGGAATACCATCTGGTTTAAATTGTTATTGCTCCTGTTTTTTATGGCAATTGCCTATTTGGTATGGCGAGCCAGCCTGCAACGTGCAAAGCTTCGTCAGGAGGTTGCCATAAAAGAGAGAGAAAAGGAGCGGCTCAACGAAATTAACCAAATGAAACTCCGTTTTTTCACCAATATTTCGCACGAATTAAAAACACCACTTACCTTAATATACAATCCGCTGGACCACCTTGTTAAAACAGGAGGCAGTGATAGTGAATTTAGAACAATGCTGCCTTTTTTGTACCGTAACGCCCATCGTATGACTTTGTTGATCGATCAAATTCTCGATTTCAGGAAGTCGGAACTTTCTGTGCTCAGGCTTATGGTTAGTAAAGGCGATGTTGTGGCTGATTGCAAACAGGTGTTGACCTATTTTGAACATCAAGCGCGTATCGAAAATGTCCATTTAAAATTTCGTAGCTATCCCGATTGTATCGAGGCCTGGTACGACGCTGATATGTTGTTTAAAATAGTGTCGAACCTTATTTCAAATGCACTAAAAAACACACGGGCAAATGGCTCTGTGCTTCTCTCGGTAATTGCTTCGGAGAGTAGTGTTATCCTCGAGGTCGAGGATACCGGATCGGGTATCCCAGCCGACGATTTAAATTTGATTTTTGAACGTTATTATCAGGTAGGTAATAGCATTAAGGGTACGGGCATTGGCTTGGCACTTACGCACAGACTCGTGAAACTGCACCATGGGCAAATAAAAGTAAGTAGCCGGGTTGGCCGGGGAACGACCTTTACCGTTACCCTACCGTTGGGCCATAGTCATTTTAAAAAGGAAGACTTTGTAACCAAAAAAACCGACAGATCATTGTCGCCTGCACCATATAACCTGGCAGAATCTTTTTTGGATAACTCAGATACGCACGATATCAGTATTTTAATTGTGGAAGATGAGTGGGAGCTACGTGAATACATAGCTAAATTATTGCAAAATTCCTTTCGTATCATTACGGCAAAAAACGGGAGAGAAGCACTGGACATATTGCAGAGCAAAGAGCCCGACCTGATTATTACTGATGTGATGATGCCTCACATGGATGGTATAGAATTTTGTAAAACCTTAAAGTCCGATCTTCGCATCAGTCATATACCGGTGCTTATGCTCACGGCTCGTACATCAGTGCAAAGCCAAATACAAGGGTTAAAATCAGGTGCCGATGCCTACATGCCCAAGCCCTTTAATACCCAATTGTTGTTTACACAAATTAAAGCGATACTTAACAACCGGCAAATTGTAAAGGAACGGTTTAGCCATGATTTAGGATTAAAAACCGATGAGGTGAGCCAGAGCGCTGCCGACGAAAAATTTTTGCATAAGGCCATCTGTATCGTGGAGCAAAATATGGAAGACCCGGGTTTTGATGTGGCTGCTTTTGTGAAACAAATGGCTATGAGTCGTACTTTAGTTTACAATAAAATAAAAGCTATTGCCGGCAAACCAATCAAAGATTTTATTATCAATATTAAGCTCCGTAAAGCGGCCGAATTGTTAAGAAAAACAGACAAACCGGTTTCTGAAATATCCGTTTTATGCGGTTTTGCCGATGCGTCGTATTTTTCGGTGGTGTTTAAACGCCACTTTAAGCAGTCGCCCACAAACTATCGGAATAAAGTGTAA
- a CDS encoding sensor histidine kinase produces the protein MQRKPILLIHFKKRLGLEVLMGTLFYFVLSTTFYKEVPYRWQGYLLSVLIFFLLSEGTFSFNKLIAKKYPWHTHTLRRIIMLVSFTAIWFTGIGFFSHLVKPAVEQNLIIPPSMYNASVVMTLLFVTIYIILLFAYNYHQSLSEALLENERLKQEKITQDYQSLQDQLNPHFLFNNLNTLMAIIRHDKDAAIRFTSNFSDVYRYVLQSNKRNSVSLKEELRFIESYWALHKERLGEGLIVEADIDKRLLDWHLPPLSLQLLVENAVKHNVATKLSPLTIRVYTKNNKLVVSNNLNVKNTTYSTKTGCENLKKRYAFLTDEKVVIDKRENEFKVQLPLIEQ, from the coding sequence ATGCAGCGCAAGCCAATATTGTTAATACACTTTAAAAAACGTCTGGGATTAGAGGTTTTAATGGGCACGCTATTTTATTTTGTGTTAAGTACAACCTTCTATAAAGAGGTGCCATACCGTTGGCAGGGATATTTATTATCTGTGTTGATATTTTTTTTATTGAGCGAAGGAACGTTTAGCTTTAACAAACTGATAGCCAAAAAATACCCTTGGCACACCCATACCCTTAGGCGTATAATTATGCTCGTAAGCTTTACGGCTATTTGGTTTACTGGAATTGGATTTTTTTCGCACCTCGTAAAGCCTGCTGTCGAACAAAATCTTATTATCCCCCCATCCATGTACAATGCCAGCGTAGTAATGACCTTGTTGTTTGTTACTATCTACATCATTTTGCTATTTGCCTATAATTACCATCAAAGCCTGAGTGAAGCATTGTTGGAGAATGAACGGCTAAAGCAAGAGAAGATAACACAAGATTATCAGTCGTTACAGGATCAGCTGAATCCACATTTTTTATTTAATAACCTGAATACCCTCATGGCTATTATCCGCCACGATAAAGATGCTGCTATACGTTTTACCAGTAACTTTTCTGATGTGTATCGATATGTGCTTCAGAGTAATAAACGAAATTCGGTAAGCCTTAAAGAGGAGCTTCGATTTATTGAAAGTTATTGGGCGCTGCACAAAGAACGACTGGGCGAGGGACTCATTGTTGAAGCAGATATAGACAAAAGATTGTTGGATTGGCACCTGCCTCCCCTTAGTTTGCAATTATTGGTAGAAAATGCCGTTAAACACAATGTAGCTACAAAACTGTCGCCATTAACCATCCGTGTTTACACAAAAAATAATAAGTTAGTAGTGAGCAATAATTTGAATGTTAAAAATACCACTTACTCCACAAAAACCGGATGTGAAAATTTAAAGAAACGATACGCTTTTTTAACCGATGAAAAAGTAGTTATAGACAAGCGGGAAAATGAATTTAAAGTACAACTACCTTTAATTGAACAATAA